The DNA region CTCGGCATCACGATCGCGCACAGCGAACTGCCGCTCGACCGTCCGCCGATCGCGCTCCACGCGCGGCTAGAGCCGCCCGACATCGTCACCGGATTGCGGATCGGCATCACCAAGGCCGTCGACCTGCCCTGGCGCTACGGGCTGAAGGGATCGAAATTCCTCAGCAAGCGGTTCTGAGCGTTACAGCGTTGTCCGCTATGACGCCCGCTTCAGCAGCTCGATCGCCTCGAGGATCTTGGCCCGGCGCTCCGTTGCTGCCGCGCGCTTCTCTTTCTCTTCCTCGACGAGCTCTTCCGGCGCGTTGGCGACGAACTTCTCGTTGGAGAGCTTTGCGTCGACCCGCTTGATGTCGGCGTCGGCCTTGCCGAGTTCCTTCTCCAGCCGCGCCCGTTCGGCCGCAAGATCGATCACGCCCTTCAGCGGCAGCGCGACGACTTCGCCGCGCACTAGCAGCTGCATGGCGCCTTCCGGCGCGGCGTTCGCGAAGGAAATCTCGGACAATCGCGCGAGGCGCTTGATGGTGTCGTTCCAGCGCTGCGCGCGGTCGCGCGTCTCGTCGGAGGTGGTCACGATCACCAGCGGTGTCAGCGTCGACGGCGGGATGTTCATTTCCGCCTTCACCGACCGCATCGTGGTGACGAGATCGACCACCCAGCCGATCTCGGCCTCGGCTGCGGGATCGCTGAACTCGTCCGCGTCGAGCGCGGCAATGACCGGCGGAATGATCGGATCGACAATCGGCCCCGCCGTTGCGATCGCCGCCAGCTGCTCGCCGGTCACGCCCGACTTGCGCGGCCAGGGCGCCAGCACCAACAGACCGTCGCGCTTCGCGGTCACGGCCCACAGCTCTTCGGTGATGAAGGGCATGAACGGATGCAGCAGCTTGAGGATCTCGTCGCGGGTCCAGGCGATCATGGCGCGAGTCTCGGCCTTGGCTGCGCCCTCCTCGCCCATCAGCACCGGCTTTGCGAGCTCGAGATACCAGTCGCAGAACACGTTCCAGACGAAGCGGTAGATCGCGCCGGCCGCGTCGTTGAAGCGATGATCCTCGATCGTCTCGGTCACCTCGCGGGTGACGCGCGAAGTTTCGTGCGCGATCCAGCGGTTCAAGGTCTCCTTGGCGCTCTTCGGATCGAAACCGTCCGGCTTCACGCACTCGTTCATTTCGGCGAAGCGGCAGGCGTTCCAGAACTTGGTCGCGAAGTTGCGGTTGGTCTCGACCAGATGCGGCGACAGGCGGATGTCATGGCCCTGCGCCGCCTCGCGGGTCAACGCGAAGCGCAGCGCGTCGGCGCCGAAATCGTCGATCACGCCGAGCGGGTCGATAACGTTGCCCTTCGACTTCGACATCTTGGCGCCCTTCTCGTCACGGACGAGACGGTGGATATAGACGGTCGAGAACGGCACCTCCTTCATGAAGTGGAGGCCCATCATCATCATGCGGGCGACCCAGAAGAAGATGATGTCGAAGCCCGTGACCAGCGTGTTGGTCGGGTAGTAGCGCGCGACCTCCGGCGTGTCGTCCGGCCAGCCCAGCGTCGAGAACGGCCACAGCGCCGAGGAGAACCAGGTGTCGAGCACGTCCTCGTCACGCGTGATGAAGCCCTCGCGCTTGGCGGGGTCGACCGCCATGTCGTGGCCCTGCTCCGGCGTGATGACTTCCTGCTCGACGTAGTAGCCGAGCGCGTTGCCGACCGCCTCTTCCTCGGTCTCGGCGACGAACACCTTGCCGTCGGGCCCGTACCATGCCGGGATCTGATGGCCCCACCAGAGCTGGCGTGAGATGCACCAGGGCTGGATGTTCTCCATCCACTCGAAATAGGTCTTTTCCCAGTTCTTCGGCACGAACGTAGTCTCGCCCGAGCGCACCGCCGCCATCGCCGGCTGCGCCAGCGTCTTGGCGTCGACATACCACTGGTCGGTGAGGTACGGCTCGATCACGACATTGGAGCGGTCGCCATGCGGCACCATGTGGGTGTTGGGCTCGATCCGCTCGAGGAAACCGAACTCCTCCAGCCTTGCGACGATCTTCTTGCGCGCGGCGAAGCGCTCGATGCCGTGAAACTCCGCGGCGAATTCGTCGGCGCCCGCCGGCAGGCCGCGCAGATAGTCCTCGTTGCCGGTGAGATTCAGGCAGCCTTCCTGGTCCAGCACGCTGATCTGCGGCAGGCCATGGCGCTTGCCGATCTCAAAATCGTTGAAGTCGTGCGCCGGCGTCACCTTGACCGCGCCCGAGCCCTTCTCCGGATCGGAATAGTCGTCGGCGACGATCGGAATCTTGCGGCCGACCAGCGGCAGGATGACATGCTGGCCGACCAGATCGGTGTAGCGCTCATCGTCCGGATGCACCGCGACCGCGGTGTCGCCGAGCATCGTCTCCGGACGCGTGGTCGCGACCACGATGAACGATTTGGGATCCTCGGGGCTGAAGCTGCGGCCTTCGATCGGATAGCGCAGGTACCAGAGATGGCCCCTGACCTCGACCTGCTGCACTTCGAGATCGGAGATCGCGGTGAGCAGCTTCGGGTCCCAATTGACCAGGCGCTTGTCCTTGTAGATCAGGCCCTGGCGGTGCAGCTCGACGAACACCTTGACGACGGCACGCGACAGGCCCTCGTCCATGGTGAAGCGCTCGCGCGACCAGTCGCAGGAGGCGCCGAGGCGCTTGAGCTGGTTGACGATGGTGCCGCCGCTCTCGGCCTTCCACTGCCAGACCCGCTCGAGGAATTTGGCGCGGCCCATGTCGCGTCGGCCCGGCTCCTGCCGTTCCATCAGCTGACGCTCGACCACCATCTGGGTAGCGATGCCGGCATGGTCGGTGCCGGGCTGCCACAGCACGTCACGGCCGCGCATCCGCTCGAACCGGCACAGGATGTCCTGCAGCGTGTTGTTGAGCGCGTGGCCCATGTGCAGCGAGCCGGTCACGTTCGGCGGCGGGATCACGATGGTGAAAGGCGGGGCGTCCTTGCGCTCGGGCCGGCCGGCCTTGAATGCGCCGCTCT from Bradyrhizobium sp. B124 includes:
- a CDS encoding valine--tRNA ligase translates to MIEKNYQPADIELRMAQLWEESGAFKAGRPERKDAPPFTIVIPPPNVTGSLHMGHALNNTLQDILCRFERMRGRDVLWQPGTDHAGIATQMVVERQLMERQEPGRRDMGRAKFLERVWQWKAESGGTIVNQLKRLGASCDWSRERFTMDEGLSRAVVKVFVELHRQGLIYKDKRLVNWDPKLLTAISDLEVQQVEVRGHLWYLRYPIEGRSFSPEDPKSFIVVATTRPETMLGDTAVAVHPDDERYTDLVGQHVILPLVGRKIPIVADDYSDPEKGSGAVKVTPAHDFNDFEIGKRHGLPQISVLDQEGCLNLTGNEDYLRGLPAGADEFAAEFHGIERFAARKKIVARLEEFGFLERIEPNTHMVPHGDRSNVVIEPYLTDQWYVDAKTLAQPAMAAVRSGETTFVPKNWEKTYFEWMENIQPWCISRQLWWGHQIPAWYGPDGKVFVAETEEEAVGNALGYYVEQEVITPEQGHDMAVDPAKREGFITRDEDVLDTWFSSALWPFSTLGWPDDTPEVARYYPTNTLVTGFDIIFFWVARMMMMGLHFMKEVPFSTVYIHRLVRDEKGAKMSKSKGNVIDPLGVIDDFGADALRFALTREAAQGHDIRLSPHLVETNRNFATKFWNACRFAEMNECVKPDGFDPKSAKETLNRWIAHETSRVTREVTETIEDHRFNDAAGAIYRFVWNVFCDWYLELAKPVLMGEEGAAKAETRAMIAWTRDEILKLLHPFMPFITEELWAVTAKRDGLLVLAPWPRKSGVTGEQLAAIATAGPIVDPIIPPVIAALDADEFSDPAAEAEIGWVVDLVTTMRSVKAEMNIPPSTLTPLVIVTTSDETRDRAQRWNDTIKRLARLSEISFANAAPEGAMQLLVRGEVVALPLKGVIDLAAERARLEKELGKADADIKRVDAKLSNEKFVANAPEELVEEEKEKRAAATERRAKILEAIELLKRAS